One genomic segment of Pseudorasbora parva isolate DD20220531a chromosome 6, ASM2467924v1, whole genome shotgun sequence includes these proteins:
- the ormdl2 gene encoding ORM1-like protein 2 isoform X1, translated as MRLGCCLRRQLARFSNLAADALFPGYFARMNVGVAHSEVNPNTRVMNSRGIWLAYLLLTTALHVVLLSIPFLSVPVVWTLTNVIHNLVMYLFLHTVKGTPFETPDQGKARLLTHWEQMDYGIQFTASRKFLTISPIVLYILASFYTKYDTTHFLVNTGSLLSVLLPKLPQFHGVRLFGINKY; from the exons ATGCGCCTAGGATGCTGTCTACGTAGGCAGCTCGCTAGGTTTTCAAACCTAGCCGCAGACGCTCTATTTCCTGGTTACTTCGCAAG GATGAATGTGGGCGTTGCTCACAGCGAGGTGAACCCAAACACGCGGGTGATGAACAGCCGGGGGATCTGGCTGGCCTACCTGCTGCTCACCACTGCCCTGCATGTAGTTTTACTCAGCATCCCTTTCCTCAGTGTGCCTGTGGTGTGGACGCTCACCAATGTCATACACAACCTG GTGATGTATCTGTTTTTGCACACCGTTAAAGGCACACCGTTTGAGACGCCAGACCAAGGCAAAGCACGTCTGCTTACTCACTGGGAACAGATGGACTATGGCATCCAGTTCACAGCGTCGAGGAAGTTCCTCACCATCTCACCCATTGTACT GTACATCTTGGCCAGCTTCTACACTAAATATGATACCACCCACTTCCTAGTCAACACAGGCTCACTACTAAGTGTTCTCCTTCCCAAGTTGCCTCAGTTTCATGGAGTTCGTCTATTTggtataaataaatactga
- the si:dkey-126g1.9 gene encoding required for drug-induced death protein 1 — protein sequence MKPKSLCVPRLGFFEDVGGRYRRQVDSGPLEQSLDQPAEKRPRDLHFTLLAERSPYEPLVEDDSQHKLKEEKKTKKKEKYKKYKKNVGKALRYSWKCLMLGLQNFTVGYSTPLSAAASIIPDFQPGGAWG from the exons ATGAAGCCCAAGTCTCTTTGTGTGCCGCGGCTTGGCTTCTTTGAGGACGTTGGCGGTAGATACAGGCGGCAGGTCGACAGCGGTCCCCTCGAGCAGAGCCTCGATCAGCCGGCGGAGAAGAGGCCAAGAGATCTGCACTTCACTTTACTGGCGGAGAGATCTCCATACGAGCCTTTAGTGGAAGATGACAGCCAACACAAACTAAAGGaggaaaagaaaacaaaaaagaaagaaaagtataaaaaatacaaaaag AACGTAGGAAAGGCTCTTCGCTACAGTTGGAAATGTCTGATGTTGGGTCTGCAGAACTTCACTGTGGGATACTCCACCCCTCTTTCTGCTGCTGCCTCAATTATTCCAGATTTCCAACCAGGAGGAGCCTGGGGTTGA
- the ormdl2 gene encoding ORM1-like protein 2 isoform X2, whose amino-acid sequence MMNVGVAHSEVNPNTRVMNSRGIWLAYLLLTTALHVVLLSIPFLSVPVVWTLTNVIHNLVMYLFLHTVKGTPFETPDQGKARLLTHWEQMDYGIQFTASRKFLTISPIVLYILASFYTKYDTTHFLVNTGSLLSVLLPKLPQFHGVRLFGINKY is encoded by the exons AT GATGAATGTGGGCGTTGCTCACAGCGAGGTGAACCCAAACACGCGGGTGATGAACAGCCGGGGGATCTGGCTGGCCTACCTGCTGCTCACCACTGCCCTGCATGTAGTTTTACTCAGCATCCCTTTCCTCAGTGTGCCTGTGGTGTGGACGCTCACCAATGTCATACACAACCTG GTGATGTATCTGTTTTTGCACACCGTTAAAGGCACACCGTTTGAGACGCCAGACCAAGGCAAAGCACGTCTGCTTACTCACTGGGAACAGATGGACTATGGCATCCAGTTCACAGCGTCGAGGAAGTTCCTCACCATCTCACCCATTGTACT GTACATCTTGGCCAGCTTCTACACTAAATATGATACCACCCACTTCCTAGTCAACACAGGCTCACTACTAAGTGTTCTCCTTCCCAAGTTGCCTCAGTTTCATGGAGTTCGTCTATTTggtataaataaatactga
- the nemp1 gene encoding nuclear envelope integral membrane protein 1, which translates to MAGLMKSESGFRIKTVRLKVILTTVLFSFHFSQTSGATRPIIEIKDGPEIKIQAAQHFCYYNSIVPGWRETWTRIQVRVWSTTKLKVTVVNDEQDLQELEHFSIWKLVQYFVREQTNETTVSVSLFTNKTCFRVDPSDAYTLYTVQPSRHFDIYLFLVFLVGVLLFFFADHLSRSQVFYYSAGLSTGMIASLIILIFVIGRFLPKKSPFYVLLMGGWSFSLYIIQLVFRNLQIILKDHWHLAIGYVIVVGFVSFAVCYRYGPLMEERSINILSWTLQIFGLLLVYAGIQVQQVALAIMTAAFLSKNLDYPFTKAVMLYQKLKPKKLEPRRLLTEEEYQRQSEVETQKALEELRKYCGSPDFNTWKTVSRLQSPKRFADFIEGSPHLLSNEVSVHTQEYGLGGSFFEEELFSTDEEEQQQEEEEGWETDDGLKPEAVSPRLNNTRVK; encoded by the exons ATGGCGGGATTAATGAAATCCGAAAGTGGCTTTAGGATCAAAACTGTCAGATTGAAAGTTATTTTGACTACTGTGctgttttcatttcatttttctcAAACGTCAG GTGCCACCCGTCCCATCATAGAAATTAAAGATGGACCAGAAATCAAAATACAAGCTGCACAACATTTTTGCTACTATAACTCCATCGTACCTGGATGGAGGGAAACATGGACTAGAATACAG gtgagaGTGTGGAGCACTACGAAGCTGAAAGTCACCGTGGTTAATGATGAGCAGGACCTGCAGGAGCTTGAGCACTTCAGCATCTGGAAACTTGTGCAGTATTTTGTTCGCGAACAGACGAATGAGACCACCGTAAGCGTCAGTCTTTTTACCAACAAGACCTGTTTCAGAGTGGACCCTTCAGATGCCTATACACTCTATACAGTACAACCTAGCCGAC ATTTTGACATCTACCTGTTTTTGGTTTTTCTGGTTGGAGTGTTGCTGTTCTTTTTTGCAGACCATCTAAGCAG GAGTCAAGTGTTCTACTATTCTGCTGGCTTGAGCACTGGCATGATCGCCTCCCTCATCATTCTCATCTTCGTCATCGGCCGTTTTTTACCCAAG AAAAGCCCATTTTATGTGCTGCTGATGGGCGGCTGGTCCTTTTCTCTCTACATCATCCAGCTGGTGTTTAGGAATCTACAAATAATTCTTAAAGATCACTGGCATCTAGCTATCG gtTATGTCATTGTGGTCGGGTTCGTCAGTTTTGCGGTCTGTTACCGCTATGGGCCTCTGATGGAAGAGCGAAGTATCAACATCCTGTCCTGGACGCTGCAGATATTCGGCCTTCTGCTGGTGTACGCTGGAATTCAGGTCCAGCAAGTGGCTCTGGCCATCATGACAGCTGCATTCCTCTCAAAGAACCTGGATTACCCTTTTACCAAGGCCGTCATGCTTTATCA GAAGCTGAAGCCTAAGAAACTCGAACCACGGCGTCTGCTGACAGAAGAGGAGTATCAGAGGCAGTCGGAGGTGGAGACTCAGAAAGCTTTGGAGGAACTTAGGAAATACTGTGGCAGTCCAGATTTCAACACCTGGAAGACGGTCTCTAGGCTCCAGTCTCCTAAGAG GTTTGCAGATTTCATCGAAGGCTCTCCACATTTGCTGTCCAATGAGGTGTCGGTTCACACGCAGGAGTACGGGCTGGGCGGATCCTTCTTTGAGGAGGAGCTGTTCTCCACCGATGAGGAAGAACAGCagcaggaggaggaggagggatggGAAACGGATGATGGCTTGAAGCCGGAGGCAGTATCCCCACGACTAAACAACACACGGGTGAAATGA